One part of the Anaerolineae bacterium genome encodes these proteins:
- a CDS encoding helicase, C-terminal:DEAD/DEAH box helicase, N-terminal — MPIHPIETTSRLREAYIRYLKTIKPFQDDRLRAEFSRALEAENMLVKGPYLELTLPFVTGKTIQELIAEGVLSDRFSAFCHEEGGLRLDRPLYGHQEEAICKARKGRNLVITTGTGSGKTEAFLIPILDYLAREAADGTLEQPGVRALLLYPMNALANDQMERLRGYLKRFPKIKFGRYIGDTKHTMKEALDFYKQIHQDREPQENELISREQMQERPPHILLTNYAMLEYLLLRPADTALFDGETGQHWRFIVLDEAHAYDGAQATEIAMLLRRLQDRVTRGGQKKLQAFAASATLGEDTPEVRAQISEFAHKLFNLEFKPEDVIFGQREPQSGLSEPWGRGSPKLYVWLAELADAYRQNPSTPLPESLPEGAPSTAHLALQSAQLTEEPLPRFLYEVLRGDERVRLLRDLLQQSPLPLEEAARQVFPDLQESEARVALADLVSAAILARERKDKLSLLPARYHLFARALEGAFVCLNESHPAHQQEGKPRLFLNRQKFCAHCGSRVFELANCTRCGTSYLIGDELNGHELPESEFSSANPRDEMQTYLIQNSVIYDNELEARNLHYFVLKPLEAAEVDEDALIESKVEGEKAEVDEKTEEVKICVRCGAIFDPHANQTPCGCKVALRPISRVQLRKKRTLERCVSCSTYSRGGVIYRFLTGQDAPVSVLAGTLYPDVPEAKQDSSEHEQPGRGRKLLVFTDNRQRAAFFAPYLQRAQERQLRRRLMVLSLQGMKAQVPLRLSDWMEILLPYVEKHKIFDNSEDASHFGKRVKIAGWIMHEFGGTDKWLGLEGVGLLYFRPSRSAQWQPPLELQAEPWNCSPEEAYQVIAILLNTLRRQGAVSYLFAKNEYGDIDIIGKNINLFQPRARYFYVRESGSESNEKFGLYSWLPSERYNNSRLDYLARLLAKKKGEKRSSKETIEEAKRLLSALWQYLISEKGGNWFEAETKEGVGTVYRLRHDLWEVIPTFDDLSAWWVCDTCQNLSAFAVEGVCPTYGCHGGLQPLAQHEHVLRDNQYRYQYQNEAPLTLKAMEHTAQWTPTKAAEIQKEFITGKVNVLSCSTTFELGVDVGDLNAVLLRNVPPSPTNYAQRAGRAGRRTDSVAMVVTFAQRRQHDLTFYTEPERMIAGKIRPPIVPLRNDKIIRRHLHSVAFATFLRWVKENYGWEYRTTGDFFAPEDKKRNGVKLFKEYIKTRPTDLQVALKRIIPTDDPELPQRLGVDDWKWLSYLIDTEEAVLDNADLTLTGELKEFEILEQKEKDKKRPNYVLAQQFQRVQDTICNRDLLGYLGSKNVLPKYGFPTEVVPLQTDHLHIPDASNIELERDLKLAISEFAPGGQVVAAGKIWYSRGIKRLPGRAPVAYRYAICNSCNRINIVPGTQPIPYCLCGQPLRSGKGSGIYIVPEHGFIAHSKTEVPGENPPERIYASRVYLANYIPSSDSQPTFDPNRVEPDPAFTAGVEVLKGYSRNAYLGLVNNGYGRGFRVCSICGWADVIESHKPPRDHVNPLTQEKCTGSTEPYCLGHHFMTDVLQLRFSISISGDVQIYSLLYAMLNGASDALEIPRSDIDGLIFYQDGEPSFLLYDTTPGGSGHVELIYNHLRPALEAAYKRVAQCEGCAPDTSCYSCLRNYQNQFIHDKLVRGLAAGLLAKVLE; from the coding sequence ATGCCCATTCACCCTATTGAAACCACCAGTCGTCTGCGGGAAGCCTATATCCGTTACCTGAAAACCATCAAACCGTTCCAGGACGACCGCCTGCGCGCTGAGTTCAGTCGCGCTCTGGAAGCAGAAAACATGCTGGTCAAAGGTCCGTACCTTGAGCTCACCTTGCCTTTTGTTACCGGTAAAACGATTCAGGAGTTGATCGCAGAAGGAGTCCTTTCCGACCGCTTCTCGGCTTTCTGTCATGAGGAGGGCGGGCTGCGCCTCGACCGTCCGCTTTACGGGCATCAGGAAGAAGCCATTTGCAAAGCGCGCAAGGGTCGCAATCTGGTCATCACCACCGGCACAGGCAGCGGCAAGACTGAAGCGTTTCTCATTCCGATCCTTGACTACCTGGCGCGGGAGGCTGCAGACGGCACCCTGGAGCAGCCCGGCGTGCGCGCTTTATTGCTTTACCCGATGAACGCCCTGGCAAATGACCAGATGGAACGCCTGCGCGGCTACCTGAAACGGTTTCCCAAGATTAAGTTTGGACGCTACATCGGCGACACAAAACATACAATGAAGGAAGCGCTTGATTTTTACAAGCAAATCCATCAGGATAGAGAACCACAAGAAAACGAGCTGATCAGCCGTGAACAAATGCAAGAACGCCCACCGCATATTCTGCTCACCAACTATGCCATGCTGGAATATCTGCTATTGCGTCCGGCCGATACGGCGCTCTTCGATGGGGAAACCGGCCAACACTGGCGTTTTATCGTGCTGGACGAAGCGCATGCCTACGATGGCGCCCAGGCAACCGAAATCGCCATGCTCCTGCGTCGCCTGCAAGACCGCGTCACTCGCGGTGGGCAAAAGAAACTTCAAGCCTTCGCTGCCAGCGCTACGCTGGGAGAAGATACCCCTGAAGTGCGCGCCCAGATTAGCGAATTCGCCCATAAACTCTTCAACCTGGAGTTCAAGCCCGAAGATGTCATCTTTGGGCAACGAGAGCCTCAAAGCGGTCTCTCTGAGCCGTGGGGACGCGGTTCTCCAAAATTGTACGTTTGGCTGGCGGAACTGGCTGATGCTTATCGCCAAAACCCGTCCACGCCCCTGCCTGAAAGCTTACCCGAAGGCGCTCCATCCACAGCTCACCTTGCCCTGCAATCCGCTCAATTAACAGAAGAGCCGCTGCCGCGCTTTCTCTATGAAGTGCTGCGCGGCGATGAGCGGGTTCGCCTTCTGCGGGACTTGTTACAACAAAGTCCGCTGCCCCTCGAGGAGGCCGCGCGGCAGGTCTTCCCCGATCTACAAGAGAGTGAGGCTCGGGTAGCCCTGGCAGATCTGGTCTCGGCGGCGATACTTGCCCGGGAACGCAAAGACAAACTTTCTCTGCTGCCGGCTCGCTATCACCTGTTTGCTCGCGCCCTGGAAGGTGCCTTCGTGTGTTTGAACGAATCGCATCCTGCGCATCAGCAGGAAGGAAAACCGCGTCTCTTTCTTAACCGCCAGAAATTTTGCGCACACTGTGGCAGCCGCGTCTTTGAACTGGCAAACTGTACCCGCTGTGGCACCAGTTATCTGATCGGCGATGAGCTTAATGGACATGAACTGCCCGAAAGCGAATTTTCGTCTGCCAATCCACGCGATGAAATGCAAACCTATCTTATTCAAAACAGCGTCATTTACGACAACGAACTGGAAGCCCGCAACTTGCATTACTTTGTCTTGAAACCCCTTGAGGCAGCGGAGGTGGATGAAGATGCACTCATTGAGAGTAAGGTAGAAGGCGAAAAAGCAGAAGTGGACGAGAAGACCGAAGAAGTTAAAATTTGCGTACGTTGTGGGGCGATTTTTGATCCTCACGCTAACCAAACGCCGTGCGGTTGCAAAGTGGCCTTGCGCCCTATTTCCCGTGTGCAGCTTAGGAAAAAACGCACGTTGGAACGCTGCGTCTCCTGCTCGACCTATAGCCGCGGCGGGGTGATTTACCGCTTTCTCACCGGGCAGGATGCCCCGGTCAGTGTGCTGGCTGGCACGCTTTACCCCGATGTGCCAGAGGCAAAGCAAGATTCTTCCGAGCATGAACAACCTGGCAGGGGACGCAAACTGCTGGTGTTCACCGACAATCGTCAGCGGGCTGCTTTTTTTGCTCCCTACCTGCAACGCGCCCAGGAGCGTCAACTGCGCCGTCGCTTGATGGTTTTATCGTTGCAAGGGATGAAAGCACAAGTTCCATTGCGTCTTTCCGATTGGATGGAAATCCTGCTGCCGTATGTTGAAAAACATAAGATATTCGACAATAGTGAAGATGCTTCTCATTTTGGTAAACGTGTGAAGATTGCCGGTTGGATAATGCATGAATTTGGCGGCACAGACAAATGGCTGGGATTGGAAGGGGTTGGTTTGCTCTACTTCCGTCCATCTCGTTCGGCTCAATGGCAGCCGCCCCTTGAATTGCAGGCTGAGCCCTGGAATTGCTCGCCCGAAGAAGCCTATCAGGTCATCGCCATCCTGCTCAATACTTTGCGGCGGCAAGGCGCTGTAAGTTACCTTTTCGCCAAGAATGAGTATGGAGATATAGATATTATTGGTAAGAATATAAATTTGTTCCAGCCACGCGCCCGTTATTTTTATGTACGTGAAAGTGGATCAGAGAGTAATGAGAAATTTGGTTTATACAGTTGGCTACCATCCGAGCGTTACAACAACAGCCGTCTGGATTATTTAGCCCGTTTGCTGGCAAAGAAAAAAGGCGAGAAAAGGTCTTCGAAGGAAACGATTGAGGAAGCTAAACGGCTCTTGAGCGCTTTGTGGCAATATCTGATTTCTGAAAAGGGCGGCAACTGGTTCGAAGCGGAGACCAAAGAAGGGGTTGGGACAGTCTATCGTCTACGCCACGACCTTTGGGAGGTGATTCCCACCTTTGACGACCTTTCTGCCTGGTGGGTTTGCGACACGTGTCAAAACCTGAGCGCATTTGCAGTGGAGGGCGTCTGTCCCACCTATGGCTGTCATGGAGGCCTTCAGCCGCTGGCGCAGCATGAGCATGTCCTCCGCGATAATCAATATCGCTATCAATACCAAAACGAAGCGCCTTTGACCTTGAAAGCGATGGAACACACCGCCCAATGGACACCCACAAAAGCGGCAGAAATCCAAAAGGAGTTTATCACCGGCAAGGTGAACGTCTTAAGTTGCTCCACGACCTTTGAATTGGGCGTGGATGTCGGCGATTTGAACGCCGTCCTGCTCCGCAATGTCCCGCCCAGTCCTACCAACTATGCCCAGCGCGCCGGGCGAGCTGGGCGGCGCACGGACAGTGTGGCGATGGTTGTCACCTTTGCCCAGCGCCGCCAGCACGACCTTACCTTTTATACCGAACCAGAGCGGATGATTGCGGGAAAAATCCGCCCGCCAATTGTCCCATTAAGGAATGACAAAATCATTCGTCGCCACCTGCATTCGGTGGCATTTGCCACTTTCCTACGCTGGGTGAAAGAAAACTATGGCTGGGAGTATCGAACAACGGGCGATTTCTTTGCCCCTGAAGACAAGAAGCGCAATGGGGTAAAACTATTCAAAGAGTACATCAAGACCCGTCCGACAGATTTACAAGTTGCCCTCAAACGCATCATCCCTACTGATGACCCCGAACTACCCCAAAGGTTGGGAGTGGACGATTGGAAGTGGCTCTCGTATCTGATTGATACCGAAGAAGCGGTGTTGGACAACGCTGATCTTACCCTGACCGGCGAGTTGAAGGAATTTGAGATTTTGGAACAGAAAGAAAAAGACAAAAAAAGACCCAATTACGTTTTAGCCCAGCAATTTCAGAGAGTCCAGGATACTATCTGCAATCGTGACTTGCTTGGTTACCTGGGCTCGAAAAATGTTCTGCCCAAATACGGTTTCCCCACCGAGGTGGTTCCGCTCCAAACCGACCATCTTCACATCCCGGATGCCAGTAACATCGAACTCGAACGTGACCTGAAGTTAGCCATCTCTGAATTTGCCCCTGGCGGGCAAGTGGTCGCGGCGGGCAAAATCTGGTACAGTCGCGGCATCAAGCGTCTGCCGGGGCGTGCCCCTGTTGCGTATCGTTATGCAATCTGCAATTCTTGTAATCGAATCAACATCGTCCCGGGCACGCAGCCTATCCCGTATTGCCTTTGTGGGCAACCGCTGCGGAGCGGCAAAGGCAGCGGGATTTATATCGTCCCAGAACATGGCTTTATTGCACATTCTAAAACTGAAGTCCCCGGCGAAAATCCGCCAGAACGTATTTATGCCAGCCGGGTCTATCTTGCCAATTACATCCCGTCCAGCGATAGCCAACCCACTTTCGACCCGAACAGGGTCGAGCCTGATCCAGCCTTTACTGCCGGTGTGGAAGTTCTCAAAGGCTACAGCCGCAACGCCTATCTGGGACTGGTCAACAACGGCTACGGTAGGGGCTTCCGTGTATGCTCGATTTGTGGTTGGGCGGATGTGATCGAATCTCATAAGCCTCCCCGAGATCATGTTAATCCTTTGACGCAAGAGAAATGCACTGGTTCCACCGAACCCTACTGCCTTGGACATCATTTCATGACCGATGTTTTGCAATTGCGCTTTTCCATTTCCATTTCTGGCGACGTTCAAATTTATTCCCTGCTCTACGCCATGCTCAACGGCGCCAGCGACGCCCTGGAAATTCCGCGTAGCGATATAGATGGGCTGATTTTCTATCAAGATGGAGAGCCCTCGTTTCTGCTCTACGATACCACCCCTGGTGGCTCCGGGCATGTGGAATTGATCTACAATCACCTGCGCCCGGCACTGGAAGCCGCCTACAAGCGGGTTGCCCAGTGCGAGGGCTGCGCACCGGATACCAGTTGTTACAGTTGCCTGCGCAACTATCAAAACCAGTTTATCCATGATAAACTGGTGCGCGGTCTGGCTGCCGGTTTGCTTGCGAAAGTCCTGGAATAA
- a CDS encoding NADH-ubiquinone oxidoreductase chain D, producing MSYTIPIGPYHPALEEPYKLELVCEGENVREAHLQIGFNFRAIELIAQHRNVIQNIALFERVCGICSNVHTLTYCLAVENLLGIQAPLRAQYIRVIVAELERLHSHILWAGAAAHVLGFQTLFMTCFRLREIVMDLLERISGNRVNYAMNAIGGVNRDLSEPEILREGVRQIQKAVEGQLLPVFSSDPTVRARCAGVGILSKADAIAWGAVGPTARASGVPQDIRQAQPYLVYDRLEFAVPIQESGDVLARLLVRVLEMTESCRLIEQALEQMPPGEWRGELFVELPVGEAVARIEAPRGEVFYYLASDGSEKPLRVKVRTPSFVNMPTVRLMLKGATLADAPLIQASIDPCYSCTDR from the coding sequence ATGAGCTACACCATCCCGATCGGTCCCTATCATCCCGCCCTGGAAGAACCGTATAAACTCGAATTGGTGTGCGAAGGAGAGAATGTGCGCGAGGCTCATTTACAGATTGGCTTCAATTTCCGCGCCATCGAGTTGATCGCCCAGCACCGCAATGTGATTCAAAATATTGCCCTGTTCGAGCGCGTGTGCGGGATTTGCTCGAATGTGCACACCCTGACCTACTGCCTGGCGGTCGAGAACCTGCTGGGCATCCAGGCGCCGCTGCGGGCACAGTATATCCGCGTGATCGTGGCCGAGCTGGAGCGCTTGCATTCCCATATCCTCTGGGCGGGGGCAGCCGCCCATGTGTTGGGCTTCCAAACCCTGTTCATGACCTGCTTCCGCCTGCGCGAGATCGTGATGGATTTGCTGGAGCGGATTTCAGGCAACCGCGTGAACTACGCCATGAACGCCATCGGAGGGGTCAATCGCGATCTGAGCGAGCCGGAAATCCTGCGCGAGGGCGTACGTCAGATCCAGAAGGCGGTCGAGGGACAATTGCTGCCGGTTTTCAGCAGTGACCCCACCGTGCGGGCGCGCTGCGCGGGCGTGGGCATCTTGAGCAAGGCGGATGCGATTGCCTGGGGGGCGGTAGGTCCGACGGCGCGGGCGAGCGGCGTGCCGCAGGACATTCGCCAGGCGCAACCCTATCTGGTTTACGACCGCCTGGAGTTCGCCGTCCCAATCCAGGAGAGCGGCGATGTGCTGGCGCGCCTGCTGGTGCGGGTATTGGAGATGACTGAATCCTGCCGCCTGATCGAGCAGGCGCTGGAACAGATGCCGCCGGGCGAATGGAGAGGAGAGCTTTTTGTGGAACTACCTGTGGGAGAGGCGGTGGCGCGCATTGAAGCGCCGCGCGGCGAAGTGTTTTATTACCTCGCTTCAGACGGCAGTGAAAAGCCGTTGCGGGTCAAAGTGCGCACGCCCAGTTTTGTCAACATGCCGACCGTGCGCCTGATGCTCAAAGGCGCCACCCTGGCAGATGCGCCGCTGATCCAGGCTTCGATCGACCCCTGCTACTCCTGCACCGATCGCTGA
- a CDS encoding Carbon monoxide-induced hydrogenase iron-sulfur protein CooX, with protein sequence MSILEILAENLRQGVVTLRYPQRVPPPANYRGLVQLAQEKCVGCAACAYVCVSAAIQVSEDDKTVCWSYDPAKCTFCGRCVDACPTFALQMQSERPPIYHRAGELAVTYTMAYPRCEACGKPFKVASEILRQRAYGEVSAQVETLLRLCPTCRQKEAIKLITEAQRTKEAIS encoded by the coding sequence ATGAGCATACTGGAAATCCTTGCCGAAAATCTTCGTCAGGGGGTGGTCACCCTGCGTTATCCGCAGCGCGTTCCTCCACCGGCGAACTACCGTGGACTGGTACAGCTTGCCCAGGAGAAGTGTGTGGGGTGCGCTGCCTGCGCGTATGTGTGTGTTTCGGCGGCAATCCAGGTGAGCGAAGATGACAAAACGGTTTGCTGGTCTTACGACCCGGCAAAATGCACCTTCTGTGGGCGGTGCGTGGATGCCTGTCCGACCTTTGCGCTGCAGATGCAGTCAGAACGTCCGCCAATCTATCACCGCGCCGGCGAGCTGGCGGTGACTTACACGATGGCGTACCCTCGCTGCGAGGCTTGCGGCAAGCCCTTCAAAGTCGCCAGCGAAATTCTCCGCCAGCGGGCGTATGGCGAAGTCTCGGCGCAGGTGGAGACTTTGCTTCGCCTCTGCCCGACCTGTCGCCAGAAGGAAGCCATCAAGTTGATCACGGAAGCGCAGCGCACAAAGGAGGCTATCTCATGA
- a CDS encoding Energy-conserving hydrogenase (ferredoxin), subunit B yields MFSWFALLIFPGFLYAVPMGWLMLWLERKILARLQSRIGPPFYQPFFDFIKLMSKEPFPRPRGEDLFYLVLPLLALGATLGSLTLLPIFAGSSAAVGDLVLFIALIEVAPICLVLLGFLSRSIFGQVGAIREATLTIATNLPFITALIALAYASGSLRLSEIAANAPSFVRLFALLALLFCLPIKLRLNPFSVANAEQEIYQGALTELDGWRLGLWELVHAVEWVALSGLIVCLVSPWRSGAAILDASLFALLSLVLVVVLTAVAGATARLKLLQASRLYWRWGFGLAILALVVSFFPFGG; encoded by the coding sequence ATGTTTAGCTGGTTCGCTTTGCTGATCTTTCCCGGGTTTCTCTACGCCGTTCCGATGGGCTGGTTGATGCTCTGGTTGGAACGCAAGATTCTCGCCCGCCTGCAGAGCCGCATTGGACCGCCGTTCTACCAGCCTTTTTTCGACTTCATAAAGCTCATGAGCAAAGAACCATTCCCGCGCCCAAGAGGTGAAGACCTCTTCTACCTGGTGTTACCTCTGCTGGCGCTGGGGGCAACCCTGGGCAGCCTGACGTTGCTGCCCATCTTCGCCGGCTCCTCTGCGGCAGTGGGTGACCTGGTGCTGTTCATTGCCCTGATCGAGGTTGCCCCGATCTGTCTGGTCTTGCTGGGCTTTCTCTCGCGCTCCATCTTCGGGCAGGTAGGGGCAATTCGCGAGGCAACGCTGACGATTGCCACGAATCTGCCTTTCATCACCGCCCTGATCGCTCTTGCCTACGCCAGCGGCAGCCTGCGCCTGAGTGAGATTGCTGCAAACGCTCCCTCTTTTGTCCGCCTGTTTGCCCTGCTGGCGCTTCTGTTCTGTTTACCGATCAAATTGCGCCTGAACCCCTTTTCGGTGGCAAACGCTGAACAGGAGATCTATCAAGGAGCGCTGACCGAACTGGACGGATGGCGACTGGGTTTGTGGGAGTTGGTGCATGCCGTCGAATGGGTGGCATTGAGCGGGCTGATTGTCTGCCTGGTGTCCCCCTGGCGGAGCGGGGCGGCGATCCTTGACGCAAGTTTGTTTGCCTTGCTCAGCCTGGTGCTGGTGGTGGTCCTGACCGCCGTGGCAGGGGCGACGGCCCGCCTCAAACTGCTTCAGGCAAGCCGTTTGTACTGGCGCTGGGGGTTCGGACTGGCTATCCTGGCGCTGGTTGTTTCGTTTTTTCCTTTTGGAGGTTAG
- a CDS encoding Membrane bound hydrogenase, NiFe-hydrogenase small subunit MbJ gives MDSRPSYFVRLVRYARGRSPWLFHLNCGGCNGCDIEFLACLTPRYDVEQLGIRLEGSPRHADILCVSGPVTRNTQAALQTIYAQMPAPKVVVAIGSCPASGNVFADSPSVVGPLEKFIPVDVYVPGCPPRPDAIVEGIAAAVQRLKAMPVKGKGGESHV, from the coding sequence ATGGACTCAAGACCATCGTATTTTGTGCGTCTGGTGCGCTATGCAAGGGGGCGTTCGCCGTGGCTTTTTCATCTAAACTGCGGCGGCTGCAACGGTTGTGATATCGAATTTCTCGCCTGCCTGACGCCCCGCTATGACGTTGAGCAACTGGGCATCCGTTTGGAAGGCAGCCCCCGCCATGCCGACATTCTGTGCGTGTCTGGACCGGTCACACGCAACACCCAGGCCGCTCTGCAGACCATCTATGCCCAGATGCCTGCCCCAAAGGTGGTGGTTGCCATCGGTTCCTGCCCCGCCAGCGGCAACGTCTTTGCCGACAGCCCCAGCGTGGTGGGACCTCTGGAGAAGTTCATCCCGGTGGATGTCTACGTGCCGGGTTGCCCGCCGCGTCCAGATGCCATCGTCGAGGGAATCGCCGCAGCCGTGCAACGGTTGAAAGCCATGCCCGTGAAGGGCAAAGGAGGCGAAAGCCATGTTTAG
- a CDS encoding NADH-ubiquinone oxidoreductase chain L, producing MPPWIPLIASWALPIGGVLLELLLVRVLSNRAKGWLAVLSSAFGFLALISGWRMILNGTVQDRFLSAWDGPFSLIYRLDGLSFLFAFIALGVGSVILLFSIEYMQHESGATRFYALMLLFIAMLVHLVFSADWFVVYLSWEVIGLCSFFLIAFWYTQAEAARGACKALVMTHIAGYGLLAFAIIGYARSGVSVWIDPRFATSLTTGILLLALVAAMAKSVQFPLHTWIPDAMAAPTPVSALLHAACYVTAGVYLIARLRSLAPWPPLFQGVLIAVATLTMLVGALFALIQTDLKRLLAFSTVSQVGYMMLGLGLGTPLGVAAGLLLCLNHALFKGGLFLCAGKVQHECGSRDLNRLGGLASLMPWTAFNWLVLAASISGLPLLSGFVSKWLLYHAALQAGQIVPAVVAWLVSILTVFYFLKASSSVFFGERQTPQTPAERTHPWMERAIGFLAGGSLLLGIAPQLAFSYLINPLLPASGLAPIEGISWLGVRLAGGEWYASLGLGMAILALALGGAVYLIWQPARQIAISGEVQVTAGGGVFSGGEPLSSPARLSATDFSQLLQEQWNEVYRLADPDRFYRVVWRWLLRFAQVIENLSQFLERRAGWSLVAFSALGALLLALFKPSGSATAGVFHHAPAWLLGWLSLAGLGCLSVAFCVALRGNQLLLLLLSILTALGGLLLPAPPWNFLLLEGAALLAFGLLWLHLNDKKAAQIYLFAVLLSAVFTFAALQMMPAQPALATIVFLLGVGIKIALVPFYVWLPRLAGAASAPVLGLIIGVVDVAAFAEVVNFSQRAPLLFSQPAPWLWLGLLSALGGALAMLAQRDLKRLLAFSTLEDMGILITAVALGQELGVQGAYLGAAVHAVGKVLLFVSLSRVEADGNLQPSVGGLARFYPFSSAGFVVGFLAVLGAPPFAGYLARWRIYLLSFETSPWLLGGLLLSSSLALLAYGRTLLEFWWGSSDRQAGGSPDLLPCREPLGFRLTVVLLVILLLLGGLFPGLLLS from the coding sequence ATGCCGCCCTGGATTCCGCTGATCGCTTCGTGGGCGCTGCCCATTGGTGGCGTCCTGTTAGAACTGCTCTTGGTGCGTGTGCTTTCCAATCGCGCCAAAGGCTGGTTAGCCGTCCTGAGTTCGGCGTTTGGCTTTCTGGCTCTAATTAGCGGCTGGAGAATGATCCTGAACGGCACCGTGCAGGATCGATTTCTTTCCGCATGGGATGGTCCGTTTTCGCTGATCTATCGCCTGGATGGTTTGAGCTTTCTTTTTGCCTTTATTGCCCTGGGTGTGGGGAGTGTCATTCTCTTATTCTCTATCGAGTATATGCAGCACGAAAGCGGCGCAACGCGTTTTTATGCCCTGATGCTCCTGTTTATTGCCATGCTTGTCCATCTGGTCTTCAGCGCCGATTGGTTTGTCGTTTACCTGAGTTGGGAAGTCATTGGCTTATGTTCCTTCTTTCTCATCGCCTTCTGGTATACCCAGGCGGAGGCGGCGCGGGGCGCCTGCAAAGCCCTGGTGATGACCCACATTGCCGGGTACGGTTTGCTTGCCTTTGCCATCATCGGCTACGCCCGGAGCGGCGTTTCGGTGTGGATTGATCCTCGCTTTGCGACAAGCCTCACCACGGGCATTCTCCTCCTGGCGTTGGTGGCGGCCATGGCGAAATCGGTACAATTCCCCTTACACACCTGGATACCCGACGCGATGGCTGCTCCGACGCCGGTTAGCGCGCTGCTTCATGCAGCCTGTTATGTGACCGCCGGGGTTTATTTGATCGCCCGCCTGCGCAGCCTTGCCCCCTGGCCGCCGCTCTTTCAAGGGGTCCTGATCGCCGTTGCTACCCTGACCATGCTGGTCGGCGCGCTGTTCGCTCTCATCCAGACCGATCTCAAGCGTTTGCTGGCTTTCTCCACCGTCAGCCAGGTTGGCTATATGATGTTGGGATTGGGGCTTGGCACGCCGTTAGGGGTGGCGGCCGGATTGCTGTTATGCCTGAATCACGCCCTGTTCAAGGGAGGGCTGTTTCTGTGTGCCGGCAAAGTCCAGCATGAATGTGGCAGCCGCGACCTGAACCGTTTAGGGGGTCTGGCGAGCCTCATGCCCTGGACTGCCTTCAACTGGCTGGTTCTGGCGGCAAGCATCAGCGGTCTGCCGCTGTTGAGTGGTTTTGTCTCCAAATGGCTGCTCTACCACGCTGCCCTGCAAGCCGGTCAGATTGTGCCGGCTGTGGTAGCATGGCTGGTCAGCATTCTGACGGTGTTCTATTTTCTCAAGGCGAGCAGCAGTGTCTTTTTTGGGGAAAGGCAAACCCCACAAACCCCGGCAGAAAGGACGCATCCCTGGATGGAGCGGGCGATCGGCTTTCTGGCGGGCGGTAGTCTCTTGCTGGGCATTGCCCCCCAGCTTGCCTTCTCCTACCTCATTAACCCTCTTTTGCCAGCCTCAGGACTTGCCCCCATTGAGGGCATTAGCTGGTTGGGCGTTCGCCTGGCAGGCGGCGAGTGGTATGCCAGCCTGGGGTTGGGGATGGCAATTTTAGCGCTGGCTTTGGGAGGCGCGGTTTACCTGATCTGGCAACCGGCGCGGCAGATCGCCATCAGCGGCGAGGTGCAGGTCACCGCCGGAGGAGGGGTTTTTAGCGGCGGCGAGCCCTTGAGCAGCCCTGCGCGTCTGAGCGCCACCGACTTCTCGCAATTGCTCCAGGAACAATGGAACGAGGTTTATCGCCTGGCAGACCCGGACCGGTTCTATCGGGTGGTGTGGCGATGGCTGCTCCGTTTTGCGCAGGTCATCGAGAACCTCTCGCAGTTTCTGGAGCGGCGGGCAGGGTGGAGTCTGGTGGCTTTCAGCGCCCTGGGGGCTTTGCTGCTTGCTCTCTTCAAGCCTTCTGGAAGTGCAACCGCAGGCGTTTTCCACCACGCGCCCGCCTGGTTGCTCGGCTGGCTGAGTCTGGCGGGGTTGGGATGCCTGAGCGTTGCCTTCTGCGTTGCCCTGCGCGGTAACCAGCTCCTGTTGCTGTTGCTCTCTATCCTGACCGCCCTGGGCGGTCTCCTGCTCCCTGCGCCGCCGTGGAATTTCCTCCTGCTCGAAGGCGCCGCCCTGCTGGCTTTCGGGTTGTTATGGCTGCATCTCAACGATAAAAAGGCAGCCCAGATTTATTTGTTCGCTGTGCTTCTCTCGGCTGTCTTCACCTTTGCTGCCCTGCAGATGATGCCAGCGCAACCCGCCCTTGCAACGATCGTTTTCCTGCTTGGGGTGGGGATCAAGATTGCGCTGGTGCCCTTTTATGTCTGGCTGCCGCGCCTGGCAGGGGCGGCTTCTGCGCCCGTATTGGGCTTGATCATCGGCGTGGTCGATGTCGCGGCGTTTGCAGAAGTGGTGAACTTTAGCCAGAGAGCGCCGCTGCTCTTCAGCCAGCCAGCGCCCTGGCTCTGGCTTGGGTTGCTCTCCGCTTTGGGTGGCGCATTGGCAATGCTCGCTCAACGGGATTTGAAGCGCTTGCTGGCTTTTTCGACCCTGGAGGACATGGGGATCCTGATCACCGCCGTTGCTTTGGGGCAGGAATTGGGCGTGCAGGGTGCTTATCTCGGTGCGGCAGTTCACGCCGTAGGGAAGGTTTTACTCTTTGTCAGTCTGAGCCGCGTGGAAGCCGATGGCAATCTTCAGCCTTCTGTGGGCGGTCTTGCCCGTTTTTATCCCTTCAGCAGCGCCGGCTTTGTGGTGGGCTTTCTGGCTGTGCTGGGTGCGCCGCCGTTTGCCGGCTATCTTGCCCGCTGGCGGATTTACCTGCTCTCGTTCGAGACAAGCCCCTGGCTGCTGGGAGGGTTGTTGCTCAGCTCCTCCCTGGCTCTGCTGGCGTATGGACGAACCCTGCTCGAATTCTGGTGGGGCAGTTCAGACAGACAGGCAGGTGGTTCGCCAGACCTTTTACCCTGTCGTGAGCCATTGGGCTTCCGTCTGACCGTTGTTCTGTTGGTCATCCTCTTGCTGCTCGGCGGACTCTTTCCCGGCCTTCTGCTGAGTTGA